The genomic region TAGTTTTGTTCTCCCTTTGAAGCTAGATTTTAATGGGAGGTAAGAACATACATTGATTATGATGGTAAATTATGTCGACCCTCCCCGGAGCTTACATTTCGGTTAGCAAGCTTTTATACGAGGTGATCAAATTTCGGTTTCCATACTACACGCTGATAAACTGTTacacacattttcctttcGGGGAAATGAATGCTGCGTAGTGTTGTGTCGGAATACATGCACATAGAGTATCTTCCTCAAATTGATGGTCAGTTAGGTGCCGTACTCTTTCTGTTTCAGTCAGATCGTACCGTAGTACTGTACTTGTTGTACcgtccgtgtttttttttgttgcctaaCAGAGCGTAACATGTTGATGATAATCGTACGAGGGTATGCAGCAGACAATATGACGAAGGTAGCGTACTCAGTGCGTCATCAGGTTGACGCTATAGTTGAAGgatgatttaatttatattttatctcTTAGCTGAGCTGTATCAGATACACCAATAATGGTACTgtattatactttttaatacTGTATTATAGAAGTTACTTCTAGTATAAGAAGATGCTGCCATCGTTTCCTATACGATGTATTCTTATTAGCATTGGACAACAACTTTCGAATTGTGCCTATAGTTTAAAAACTAATATTGTACAAAATATGCTAATAGTCTGTTGAAGTGATGAATTCTTAGCGTGCCCAAttagaattaaataaatagCAAAGATATCTCGTTCGAgatgtttaaaataatcgTTGGCTAGTCGAATGATACTTCTTTGGTATTGATCGAATCCAAAAATGACTACCCTTGTGAAATATAGTCGTATTTTTTGATCTTGTCTCTTTCGCTACAGTTGAGAAAGCCGTACTGCATCCGTgaagtggattttttttttaaatcctatGTTGTAGCGTCTATCTCATTCAGTATAGAATTggaaattcaaattaattatGTTCAGAACCTTTGTAAAAGCACTGTGGTGGAGCAGATGTGAGGTTTGCCATGTTATTCTAATGTAGCATTGTGTGTGATTTCAAGCGATGAATGCCATCGTCAATTTTCATTGTGCACTCGTTGAATGAGTTTGTACGTGGGGTGACTCCAACCGACACACATCACATGATGATCATGAATGCGAAACGACAATTTTTAGTCGTGTGCTGGCATTACAAGTATTCGGATGTGCTTCACTTTGAGCGGTAACAGTACAATTGTGAAAATTGTTAGAAACATATGGAGCATAATGCGGAATTGTTAAAATTGATCTCTTCATCTTGGATTGTGGGATTAAGCTGCTTGTAGTGAATTTCGTCAATCTTTTGAAAATATCTTGTTAGTTAAGATTGAAGGCCGTGAAAAGTAAGTAGAGAAAAGTAAACGAACAAAAATAGAACACAACATTTACCCAAACATGGCGGGTCGAGTAACATACTTTCGAGGATATTGCGAGTTGCGATTATCACATTTGATACTGTTGGCAGCAgcaaatattttgttatttataaGCCATAAACAAATTTAGTTAGTAAAGTTATCTATTTTAGGTTCTTGTTTTAGGAAGATGGCAGTGCTTTCTGCCACGTGGATTGTGCTATTGGGGATATTGAATGTGTGTACTGGAATGAGCATCCCGGAAGACATGGAAATTTTGAACGGTTACGAGTTTGGTTCTTCTAACACAGAACTAGCAAGTGAAGATGACGGATTTTCCGAAAGGCGTAGTCTACTGGAGCCGTTTTACCATCGGGCGATAAGAGATAAAAGAGAGGCACACTACAGAGTACTTGAATCACCTGGGTTTTATAGCCATTTTAGATCAGAAGATGCTAATATTATGGATAATACCCTGAAAAAGCGTATCAGACGCGATTTACCAGCTAATAAAAACTCTGTTTCAATCATGCAACAAGGCCAAACAAACACTGGAACAGAAATAGCCTTAGCGGAAAAGCAGATTATGAATAATCGTGAACACATAATACCAGAACAATGGGTAAAACCTGATAAGTTATCTGGATTTCCGGGGAAAATAATCAACCGACAAGCCGACTCCGATGCTGATGCATCCTCGATAATCAATAAAGGATTAAACTCGCGTGCCCCAAGGGTTAATTTTATCACACAGCAAACAAAAAGTCCTGAGCTCTCCACAGAGACACAAAGCGATGGAAGTGGTAAGGTCATTCGCGAGTTGCATCGAAGGCCAATGCAAACAACTTATTATTTGAGTCCTGCAAAGCGAGACTACGACTCATACATGGCTCCATCACAATCACCAATGTTTCCTCGAGTCTACGATAAGTACGACGCCTTTCACCGAGACATGATGGATAGGTTGCATCCGCCTTCGCCACATAGGTATGATCAGTACTACCAGCGACGGTACGACGTGGACTACGATTCTTACTACCCACGATACAAGTTCCCTTACTTTTACTACTATCCAGACAAACGCTTTGATATTCCACTTTACTATCGCAATCGTAACTACATTTACACGAACGATGTCACTGATTTGGGATCTCCCGTAAGCCCCAACTACGAAGCATCCTTGAAGCCGCTTTCAATCCTCTCTGCTGGACCTGTGCTACGTAATCGACGTATCATTTATTACGCTACCTTACCGGAAATTGTACGCACGCCTGTCAACTTACCTGTTGATTATCGAGTTAATAAGTACAATCGTAatcgattcgaatctttaCATAGTACCCAAGTGCCTCCATTGCCAAATGCCCATAATGAGCTACGGGTGAATGCACATGGTCGTAAGGAAGATAAATACGTTAGCTCAAATCCAATCAAAATCGTACGGCAAGTTGGCTTTTCGCACCATAGAAGTAAAGAGAATCCGACTGCACAAGAACAATCATCCTTGTACGAAAAGAGTTTTACTGACCAACAAAGGAAATGGAGTAGCTTTGGAGGATGAAATGTGATGCACACAGATCGTCCTGGCCCGCGCGAAGTTTGTTCACTAGTCGAGTCAAAGGGATCTTATCTTTGTGTGCGTcagtgaaaataatattttccaataTTCGTTTTGTCCTTATGATAGAAAAACAGGAGATATGCTGGATTAATAGCTTTGCTTactgtaaaattttaattttgttgcaCACTCATTTTTGAATCGCAATAATTACTTAATAAATGGTTATTTCATGATATCAGAGTAATCAATTTGAACAATGAACTCAAAAGTAAATCAACAATTTGTACAAATATGCCTATTGGCATATTTTGAACATATACTTATATACGCGAAGATGAACGACGGTGAGAATTACAGATTGAAACTACCACGTCCGAAACTTATAACACGCTTTTCTTGCATCTGAAAATAATCCAAAAGAAATACCAACACAGAAATCAGAAGTATGTCGATTTGGCACAGCGTGCACGCAAAACgttttttagaaaatgaacGTAATTGGGGTATTAATTTGTTATATACAAGGATTACGAAATAAGCACGCTATGTTGATGTAAGAGCTTTTTAATCGGTTGTCGACAATTCCTTGTACGTTTCTTGGTACAACTTCAGATCTCTAATGGTGTGCAGCGTAAACATGGCTCAGTCGTTAATTAATTTCTTGTCAATtttgcgatcgcgatcgcgtcCGATTGGATGAAACACGCTAAACAAATCGGAACAAGTGGAATTCGGTACAGTCGAAGCTTCCACTTGCATTCGATGTTCTTTGTTGGTATTAAATTCTGCTATTCGTGCCCTGATGATCTCCGCATAAAAGGAGACGAAGTAGAGCAAGCACTAAAGCCAAAAAAATGCTCCAGTGATGACGAAAGCTACGTCGCATACGAATAACGCTGAACGTCTGACCTCAAGGGAAACTAATTAAACAATGTCGTGGAATAGATAGTGCACAAAAGAATGCATGTTTTTTAAGTGGTTGATACAATCAtgatagttaaaaaaaaaaaattaaattggcTCATGTTAATGTATATAATTAAACAAAAGATGTGGGGTAGAATTAAATATCGTAGAATAATCTCTTTATTTATTAACATCATCTCTAGGTTCATAACAAGTTACATAATTTTATGATTTGGAATAGATCATGAGTATTTTttgataataattattttgatttttaacgCTTTCTCCGTAAGCAGCGTATTTGCCTTAAAAATCTGTCGATGGGTGAAGTAAGattcttttgtatttttttatttttacacaaaAAATAGATCACTTCCCTCCGATTCTAGCGTTTTCATATTTGAATactttgtttaaaattatatttcatgTATACATTTGAACCAGGTTTACTTTTCATGAGACAAATTTATTCGcaaattagaaaaaataatataatttgtGAATGCCGGTGACATTTGTCTGCCAATTGGCATAGGCATAATGAAGGGATTTGTTgtatgataataaataatattttgttatcACATTCTCACAAAGTTATTTTCAAACAGCTAAGGGAAACAAATCAACGTTTGAGATAGAACTGGCTTAAGAGTGTCCAAAACATTACGACTCATGTAACCCGAACGACACGAACAATTTTAGATGTTGggcttaaaatattaaaatttaatcagaACATCTTCATCTATGCCAGTTCTTTCCCGGAACAAAGCAGCACGTTTGGTGCTTCGGAAGTCATGTCTGTATTATGTACTGGGATACATTGTACTTTGCTGGTTTGTCGCCGTTTGATTGTACTGTTTTCCAGCGTGGTTATATTTAGGTCTTTGTGAGCAATTGAAGTCTAACAATTGTGCGATGTTGATATCGTCTTCATAAAAGAAGGGAacgaaatgtttatgtcttcaATTGTATCATTGCGTTATGAGTTGGTACCATGGTTGTGGCTGAAAATATAGAAGCGCCCCCTTAAAAGAGAATTGcagaaaggaaataaacatgtaTGCCTTACATAACAGGGTTTAaagtttgaatatttcaaaGCACAGTATATTTCAAAGCAAGCAACAATTACTCCAAAAATTGCGATCCAGAGGTATAAAAAAAGTCTAAGATTGGTTTCAGTTCTCCATTAATAgaggaaacataaatttatggaaaatttaataaattgtcGTAACAGTTacaaaaaaagcagaaaaattTGTATTTGTGCGAATCATGGCATTATCGTTTCCTCCATGATTAGATAGAGGGACCATGTACGATTAATAAAGGCAAATACCAAATACCAAAATATACTTCCATATTATTCTCATTGATGTGAAAGTGCATCGATCACTGTTTCAAAGATTCACTCTTTGAAAAGTAGTGGCAGTAAATGTGGTCCATGACAGTCCGCGACAGCTTAGTGGTTATGTCGGTTAGAAGATCGGCCCACGAATGCCGAGGTGCTCCCTTGACGGCGTGAGTTCGAattccaaccgagaccggaccctcctgTGTACGAGAGGAGTGATTATTTATGTACGCAATGGGGATAAAGCCCAATAAGGCTTTAACGGGCAGACACGACCAAGGGGTTAGGTTTTGATCTTTAATTCAAGGTTATAGAACAATACAAATGGCTGAGTACAAGAATTAATGGTTGTCAGATTACTACTTTAGTGTAGAGTAGCTGCTGAAAATTGCCCTCAATAGCGATGTAAGTGTGTAAGCTATTAATTGCAAATGCTAAGCATCCGCTGGGCATACCCTATGCTGGAAAATAGATTACAACCATCTACAGATCAACAATGTGTGACAAATTCAACTCACCAATTTGGAAGAAAGTTCAATATTTTCCCAATCCATATTGTGCTGGCTAACAAGAATATAACTTTCAACGAAAACACTTGTAATaccggttttttctttttactcaGCCAGAACTTGTTAGTTATCAAAAAAGTGTAAGCTAAATGAATAGTGAACTGAAACGGGCAAACCAGTGTGATCGCATATTATAAACTTGGTAAACGAACATTGGGGTACCCAATTGGACTTGTTCATTCACTTGCATTCATGGTAGCAGCAGCAAGCGATCCGCGACATAAGCACTATTGTCTAGGCACTTTTCAAGCAAATGGTTTAATTGATTTGTCTTGGTGTTTTGGATTCATCTGGCACCATTCTGATGGATGTAGGgagtgtttcattttcattctttgGGATTCGTATAAGGTTGTTGTACGAAATGTGAGATAAACGTTTATCGTATTACAATAATCGATTCCTTTTTCTTAATCTAGTACGACTGGTTCTAGGAAGTTAGAGTAAGTGCGAAATCTCATAACGGCAGTTTGTTTACGGCTTTTCTAAAGGGAGACGAATGGATATTTGTAGAAAGGGATTCGTGAATGTCATGAACCACTTGCCATCAGTAATTAAGATTCTGTTAACCCTTCAAGAAAATATCATCTTTCATATGAGTTAATAGGGAGTGTCACTACCGCATGTGACATGAAGCTCAATTAAAGTAATATGAATGATAGGGTGaataacttcttttttttacatttactaTGAGTCTATTCGGCCATCCAAAATGGATGATAATATGTAGGtaaaattacagaaaaattCATGTTGTTATATAGGGAGATTTGTATCTTGTACGCTGTCGATAAAGCATATCGATATTCTTGACAACACAAAATTTTATAACCAATCACAACGCTTTGCTCACAGTCATCAAAAAACGAATGGTTCCGCTCATTTGCCAAagtaaatttgtttcattattgTACCTGGATCACGCAACTAACCTGCATGTACAGGAACATTTTATGCTGCATTTCTTTATGATGATATAATTACACTAGAAAAAAGGTATTTGCAAGTCGAAGTCGATCACGAATGGCAGCATGTTGCTATGAATCTCCCACAGTGTAAAATGTCAGTTTTGGATATCTCCACGATGCAGACACGAAGGAATTGAGAGTGTGCAGGTTAGAGCGCGGGTAGTTTTTAGCTTCTGTATCACTGGTAACGTCTGAATAATTTGTATTCTCTCTTGATGGTCCCGTATTGAAGCAACGTTTGCATGATCGTGAATAAAGATATTATCGTACACTATCGAATTTCCATCACCGTCTTTAGTTTCTTGGCAGCCAGATGAATTTGACGGAGACAACAAAGACATATTATCAAAGCGATGTCCATGGTCTGCTTCACGCTGCCGGTTCCGCTTGGCTTTGATTTCGAAAAAATGACTTTGTTTAGCAGATCTTTAGCTGGTATAAGTGGTTTCACTCGCGCCGTATATTTAATCCTTGATATGTCAACTGTGACAAAACGAGTCCCATATCGCTGTGATGATCGCCACTCGTGCAAAACGAATCGTTTAAATCCTTTTATGACGGTTGTCGTTCGGAATTGTCGCTGAATAAActgcattattttatttcagtcgtatgacaaaaaaggaaaaagcataAATACGTGAAAGAACAGATCGGACTCGCGGGGTTCAGAACGATTGCGTTCAACATTTAACACAACAAGGAATACACAAATGATAAAATGTCGTCTTAAGCGGATCTTTTCGTGACGTCGTTCTGAATGATGAGATAATCTAAACCAGAGCTGGCTAACGCATTTATACGATCAGCTCTTGCTCAGTTTCTACAATAAAACTCTTTGTAGAACCGGTTGACTGTCCTGAGTCCCGTAGGCAATTTGTGTTGCCCACGCAATGTCACAAACGGGGTGTTGAGCTTCATCTTTAACGaacatattttgtttcgtgAGCTCTGGGGGTCagtggaaataaaacattgacatttaatttattccgaTTCATTAATTACAGCCAAGAATGGTCCGTGTAACGTGATGCTAGAGTGTATTTCCGGTGGCTAAAGGACAAACATCTTACCACCTTAGGGTTCACGCACAGAGCATACTAATCACTCTTTGGAATCCAGAATGGACTAGGTTCGTTTgcttttgggaagaaaacactttGTGCCGTATTCCGAGACACTTTTCTCTAGCGAATTCGAAAGGCAGAAAACAAAGGGCCAGATgtaaggaaaaacaataaaataaagattagCTGCCGTTCTTGATCGGCATGTTGCTGTCGTCATATGGTAGTGTTCACACATTTTGGGCTCATTAACTGGATCCACCAAGATGTGTCCGGCTGTGGAAGATGTGTCAATCTATGGATAGaacattttggtttttccagTGTTCCGCTTGTGCGCATTTGCTGAAAGTTGGAGACATTAGTGGATGTGGATAACAATTTTGATCATTAATGTTTACAGGAAGCAAGAGATGAAGAAATAAATCATATAGTAACATAAAAAATGGTTTGTAATGATTTATATTGATCCTTGACgttcaaataacaaaacatatatttcaagagttttacaaaaaattacaaaaattagGTGACATGTTTCTTCCTATATTTACTAATAACTATATAAATATGTTACTTCCTACATTTACTCAATACTAAGTTTTTTCGGAATAACATAATATACATTTTGTAAGAATATGAAGGTTACAATAAAAACTTGAATTTTATGATAAATGTTTACTCGAAACTTTCGTCAAATGCATTGAAAAGGATAAAGTAAATATCGTAAGAGTGTGATCCTATAAATCAGCTGCAAGCTCCTTAGCACCTCTCTTACTATTCTCTTCAATGAGTGCCATGAAACCTTACATAGACAAGTTAATTTTTTCTCTCCGCAATAAATCATCATCCAATTATTATCGGCGGTCCGGAAACCCCGAATCGTCAGTATGCTTCTTTTCCGAGATGTTATCGAGCGGAAGGCGGAACGAAGCAGGGgtttcgaagaaaaacgaaagattGCCTATTTTTCCGGGTGATTTCCCTGAGTCGGTTGCCAGGAAGTGTCAACGATTCGGATGATTAAGTAGCCAAATGAGACTAGGAAGTTTTCCCCGGGCGAGGGCATGGTATCAGCATGCGCTATCACCGTCGGCATTCATCACGAGTGTTGCCGATTTAAGCCTGCACTTTGGTCCCTAGAGGATGATGTTGTAAGAATATCTTAAAgggaaatttaaagaaaactaaagTATGGGGTGTTGATGGAAAATCTAATAGTACTGTTAATGATACTTTTTGCACCTGAACTAAGAGTTTATCGCACATATATCTTGTGCAACAAGTGTTTGTGGAAGAATGTAAAATAGCAGCGAATGTTAACCAAAGGgtacgcttttcttttctggcGAAAATGAGATTGGCGTTTACAATCATTTATCGGTAAGTGTAGTAGCTAAGTATATTAGCCTTTAATCTATCATCTTTCTCCTCATGCTTTAAGTACTACTACTtgacatttaatttttttctgttttgatttaagtttgatttgtttgaccGCTCTTCTTAAgccatttattttccttttttcatatGTTTGATTTTCACCCGTTATTTACCTACCTCTAACATCTTACGTTTATAAGTAAAACTGCGATGCAACGATTCAAACGCATGAGTTCATATGAAAAAACAGTCGCTCTTTGTACACTTCTACGGTAGATACATTCTccagaagggaaaaaagcagGAAAAGTCAATCAGGTGGATTAAAGGCTAATGAATTATGTTAAGTATACTCACTCTGTACATTCAGCCATATGAACGTTTTTCCGAAAAGGGAGCGAtagatggttttcccctcATTTTGATTTGTTGACCGTAAGCCACACGTGGGTCgtaaaattttatgaaaatagtCGTTTTTTGGCAACAATAAAAAGCACTCCAAATTGAATACGTGAATGGGACGTGATCTGGAACTGCGATGGGCTCTTCCCGGTTTCGTCAGCCTAGTACGATGAGGATGATCTTTTTGACTTGCTCACCTCGCTGTACTCTTGAAGGGGGACTTTTATTCAAATGGcactttgatttgaattctatGGATCCCTAACATTTGTCTGTGCAATTCGTTGCAACTAGTGATGGGAAAGATTGTCATTATTTTCTTATATGTTACcatcaaataaatataatgtCGTTTTGTTTGAGACTacatttgcttcgacctatgttgggtttctttcttttaaagCACGCTGCAAAATTAGATTCAGTTTTTTAGGAAACGGCCTCGAAACGGTTGGAATACGACCATTTGAGAGTATTAATAGtacattttatgtttgtcATATATCGTCTTCCAATGACTtgtattttacatttatttacgTTTTGATAGCTCGCTAGTCATTTTGACGTTTATCTAATGTTCTAGTAAGAATTTAGCAAACTAAATCTTAATATGGAAATATGATAAATTAAAGATTCTTTATTTAGCACATGTCTTCTGAGCATTAGTACAGCTACAATACGTTTCCAAGATAAagttttgtcacatacgtgacaaaaaaagaaaatgaaagtgaaaagagCATTTCCAAGGAATCCTTAAGATATGGCATCTACGATGAGTGTGGCCGTGAGTAATAATAAATTGAATGACATAAATTAAGAGCCATCTGAGACGTAGGATGATCGATTGGATAGTGGCCGAAAGGGACTAACACCAGCTATCGTAAATCGACTCCTGAGGGGATTCTGAGGCACTTCTGtgtggttggaaaaacaaaactaacatCAACTGACAGGGAAAAATTCCCGACCGTGTATACAATGACCCAAAATCACGTACAAACTTTTTCTATTTGCAGTCTATTAAttctcttgtttttcttcgagcaTGTCTGCTCGTTGTGATCGGTGCACGTTTATCTTTTGTGGTCAATGGCTTTTGCTTCCGGTTCTGAAGACATGGTGGCAGAATTCTGCAAAGCGTCAGGAGTATAGTGCGTGTCTAACGTTCATTAGGAATAGAAGTTTCATTGCGTATGTTTCtttgtgtgttgtttatgtgtatgaatgtatttatgtatataATTCGATATGTTTAACACACATAGAATTCAGTTTAACCAGTATGATGTAAAATAACTTATGCAAACAGCAATTCACTATCCGGGAGAAATTCATCATTTGGGAACATCGAAGGCTATCAATCATAGATTTATCATAAATCTTTCATAAGATTCGCTATTCTTGTTATAAAACACTGTATAAGACTACAATATGGAAAAATTTCACAAAATATCTAGTTAAGTTCTTGCTAGGTAGCGTACCAGTTTCGAGTGATACATATAGCTGCAAACATACATTCAATTACATAAcaaaatcacctttctatTCTGTTGAAAGCCGCTGGGAATTTGTTTGCAGATTTAGTTCATGGTTTGTCATCATAGGAactgcatttatttttccatttcaatcgGCATCAATAACGTTTCGAATGCCTTCACACCTCCATTGCTTTATTTCGGTATCAAACAGTAAGGGCGCCAGTGACCAGCGAGTGTTCTATTTACGGCCCGTGGGATCAAGGGACATAACTAATTAGTGTTGGTCATTCATCCCAATCTTATTTATTGCAAAACCTAGAAGTTCATTACCGTTAACAGCGAACAAACTGACCAAAACCCGAACCAGTACAATAGGAGTGAAGATGGATGATATTCAGCACCGTTGCTACTTTGTCCTTGCTTAGTTCTGGAGGATTTCACCTTGACTGACTGTGCATGGAAACAACTACCATGTTTGCGGTGTGTCGCGCAGTTGCTTCGTGTTAAGGTATGACACAAAAGAAATTGAGGGCAGTTTACGACTCGCAGCAGCCTGTTGGTGATGGCAGATCTCCATTACGACCCAGGCGTAACAACTATTTGCAGTAAGACAAAGAAAAAGGCATTAAATTTATGTCCTTATTCGAAATGAGGGATGAGGTTAATGAAAACCACTTTTTCACCTCCAAAGTGGACGGAAGTCGTAGATGGTA from Anopheles coustani chromosome 3, idAnoCousDA_361_x.2, whole genome shotgun sequence harbors:
- the LOC131259919 gene encoding uncharacterized protein LOC131259919; the encoded protein is MAVLSATWIVLLGILNVCTGMSIPEDMEILNGYEFGSSNTELASEDDGFSERRSLLEPFYHRAIRDKREAHYRVLESPGFYSHFRSEDANIMDNTLKKRIRRDLPANKNSVSIMQQGQTNTGTEIALAEKQIMNNREHIIPEQWVKPDKLSGFPGKIINRQADSDADASSIINKGLNSRAPRVNFITQQTKSPELSTETQSDGSGKVIRELHRRPMQTTYYLSPAKRDYDSYMAPSQSPMFPRVYDKYDAFHRDMMDRLHPPSPHRYDQYYQRRYDVDYDSYYPRYKFPYFYYYPDKRFDIPLYYRNRNYIYTNDVTDLGSPVSPNYEASLKPLSILSAGPVLRNRRIIYYATLPEIVRTPVNLPVDYRVNKYNRNRFESLHSTQVPPLPNAHNELRVNAHGRKEDKYVSSNPIKIVRQVGFSHHRSKENPTAQEQSSLYEKSFTDQQRKWSSFGG